Proteins co-encoded in one Neoarius graeffei isolate fNeoGra1 chromosome 11, fNeoGra1.pri, whole genome shotgun sequence genomic window:
- the LOC132893817 gene encoding G-protein coupled receptor 135 codes for MDVSGSNMTTVVDNMSTSALIWETKTASSLAPQITAVNSTSGAMPLEVSEGSSVLQGIAVAAQALLLLAIFLLSSLGNSAVVIVIIKHRQLRTVTNAFIMSLSLSDFLTAVLCLPFSFIMLFSKDGTWMFGEHFCIANGFFNTCFGIISTFTMTLISFDRYYAIVRQPQEKIGRKKAIQLLAAVWLSAVIFSFPWYLLIRTSEHLVIHKRGFYHCMYVFHSGTSRMGTVYSVSLIVVCYLLPFALMCFCHYNICKTVRLSEIRVRPVTTYAHLLRFYSEMRTATTVLIMIVFIIFCWGPYCLMGIVTAIGNYAFNPAMDAVAVCMAWANGAINPLIYAMRNPNISMLLGRSREEGYRTRNVAAYLSAQTRTRRRTVSRSHAIRERYITGTRTGGNSRVSSSSPANGGEVAMWACKNPAVFFCTDAHLDTATDIGHEPKHDTANTSL; via the coding sequence ATGGATGTGAGTGGCAGCAACATGACTACAGTGGTGGACAACATGTCAACTTCGGCTCTGATCTGGGAAACAAAGACGGCGAGTTCTCTGGCTCCTCAGATCACAGCTGTAAACAGCACATCTGGAGCAATGCCACTGGAGGTCTCAGAAGGAAGCTCAGTGCTGCAGGGAATAGCCGTGGCCGCTCAGGCTCTCCTGCTCCTGGCCATATTTCTGCTCTCCAGCTTGGGAAACTCTGCTGTGGTGATTGTGATCATCAAACACCGGCAGCTCAGGACGGTCACCAATGCATTCATCATGTCCCTCTCGCTGTCCGACTTCCTCACCGCCGTGCTCTGCCTGCCTTTCTCCTTCATCATGCTGTTCAGTAAGGATGGCACTTGGATGTTTGGCGAGCACTTCTGCATCGCCAATGGGTTCTTCAACACCTGCTTCGGGATCATCTCCACCTTCACCATGACGCTCATCTCCTTTGATCGGTATTATGCTATTGTCAGGCAACCACAGGAGAAGATTGGGAGAAAGAAGGCCATCCAGCTGCTGGCAGCCGTCTGGCTTTCAGCAGTGATCTTCTCTTTCCCGTGGTATCTCCTTATACGGACGTCGGAACACCTTGTCATTCACAAGCGTGGATTTTACCACTGCATGTATGTTTTCCACTCGGGGACGTCCCGCATGGGCACGGTGTACAGTGTGTCCTTAATTGTCGTGTGCTACCTCCTTCCATTTGCACTTATGTGCTTCTGCCACTATAACATTTGCAAAACGGTGCGTCTCTCCGAGATCCGGGTGCGACCCGTCACTACATACGCGCACCTGCTCCGCTTCTATAGCGAGATGAGAACAGCTACGACCGTGCTCATCATGATTGTCTTCATCATCTTCTGCTGGGGTCCATACTGCCTCATGGGGATCGTCACTGCAATCGGAAACTATGCCTTCAATCCGGCCATGGATGCCGTAGCCGTGTGTATGGCGTGGGCCAACGGCGCCATTAACCCGCTCATTTATGCCATGAGGAACCCCAATATCTCAATGCTGCTGGGTCGCAGCCGTGAGGAAGGATACAGGACTAGAAATGTCGCCGCTTATCTGTCTGCGCAAACTCGAACACGTAGGCGAACAGTGTCACGCTCGCACGCAATACGAGAGCGCTACATAACAGGAACACGTACTGGTGGAAATAGTCGAGTGTCGTCTTCAAGCCCGGCCAACGGTGGAGAAGTGGCCATGTGGGCATGCAAGAACCCAGCTGTGTTTTTCTGTACAGATGCACATCTCGACACAGCCACCGATATCGGACACGAACCAAAACATGACACGGCGAATACTAGTCTCTGA